The Pelorhabdus rhamnosifermentans genome includes the window TTTTACAATTAATAAAGTCTGTGGCAGTGGACTGAAGGCTGTCAATCTTGCCGCACAATCCATTTTAGCGGGTGATGCCGATGTGGTTGTTGCAGGCGGCATGGAAAGTATGACAAATGCTCCTTTCTTATTGAATAAAGCACGTTGGGGCTATCGCATGGGCAATAACAAAGTCGTGGATGAAATGATTCAAGACGGACTGTGGTGTGCTTTTAATGATTATCATATGGGAATTACAGCAGAAAATGTTGCTGA containing:
- a CDS encoding thiolase family protein, with product MKEVVIVSAVRTAVGSFNGGLASFSAVDLGALVIKEAIQRAGIKPEVVDEIIMGNVLQAGLGQNPARQAAVKSGVPVEIPSFTINKVCGSGLKAVNLAAQSILAGDADVVVAGGMESMTNAPFLLNKARWGYRMGNNKVVDEMIQDGLWCAFNDYHMGITAENVA